The genomic window ATTGTTGTGGAAGGGCTTGAGAAGACTGAGCTGGTTGGGCATTATGCATTAATTTCTACTCGGAGGACTACTCCTATATATCTTTCTCAGCTCCACGAGCTGATTAATCTTCTCCATACTTTCCCTACGTCCTTCGCTTAAATCCCTCTCTTATTGCCTAATGCCTCTCCGCACGGTCCTCCTGCTCTTCGTCcccctttcttcctctctccttcGTCTCTCATTCTCTCCCTCGGCGCCTCAAAACTACTTCcccgtcttcttcttcttccttatcctcctctcccccTGGTTCCTCTATACTCTCACATGATACCCGTGATACAGCGTCTTTCTACATTCTGTATCTCTAATCCGGCCCAAGTCCGACAAACCAAGGGTTGGAAGTTGTCATTAGCACCGGCGGTGTCACTCCCTCGATCTGCACATCTGCTAACTTCTTCACCCGATTTCCATCATGCTCATACAGATAGCTCATACCGCCAGTTAGCAGAGTCGGCTTTCGCGCGACCTCGTTCTTGGCCGCGCCTGTGAGCTTATCGATCGCTTTCCAGACGTGCTCCATATCGGCAGGAGGCGAGAGCATGCCGTCGATTTCGGAGGAGACGGTATGGTAGATGAGGACGGCTAGGGCAATAGTAGCAATCTTCTTGCTCACTGAATCTCACTTGTCAGCGGCTAGTCTCCATTTCTTTGAATCTCCCGAAGATTTACTGAATGAGACCATTACGATTACGCTGAGAATCTGTATATCCCTGattctcctcttccacaACTCTTCTTGCGTTTCGCGGACCATACTGGCTTGTACACGCTTCATCAGTACGCCTTCATCTGGGTTAGGAGGTGCGGGTAACTTTGGCCGGTTAAAGTGACCCTAAAGTACCAGATGAAGTGTAGATACAATCAACGATGAAGCAGTCAGATATGAAAGAGCGCAGACGTACGACGTGAGGAGCGTTGCCGTCTTCCCACCAGAGTTCGTCCCTGACAGTAGCTTCTGACCTTGTTTTACCCAACGGGAATGGGAAGATACGAGGAATAGCTTGGCGAGTGGTGAGGAACGCCGAAGGGTGGGCCTTCATATTCGCCTACAAAACCGGACATCACCAGCCATTGGCGTTGGTACTTCTTCTGCGGTATATGCAGGAAcgaggagagaagaggagagatGAAGGTGAAAGACTGACCCATAGATCTTGCCGTGGTTTCTTCGCAGCTTTGCTCACCTTTGCAGAACCGGAGCCATCCCGTTTTGGGAATCTGACAAGAGCTCGCTGATAGCCATAGTAAATCACTGACGTTCTCGCAACATAACAGCTTTTTATTGTTAAGGTTAGCTAGCGTCAATAAATAGTTGTGAAGAGACATAGGAATACAACATACGTTACGGCCAACATTGTGAGAGTACTGAAAATGCGGTAGAATGTGATAAACTGGATTGGCAAAGTTGAAGTAGCCATCACTAACAGAATCAGCCTATCAGTTTGGACTCTTGTATTCCAGGGTACGAATGGTAAGATACTGAGGCTTATCACAGACATAACGGAGACGCATTGTGCGACCTCATTAAACTGCAGG from Cryptococcus gattii WM276 chromosome E, complete sequence includes these protein-coding regions:
- a CDS encoding Hypothetical Protein (Similar to TIGR gene model, INSD accession AAW43732.1) yields the protein MATSTLPIQFITFYRIFSTLTICYVARTSVIYYGYQRALVRFPKRDGSGSAKVSKAAKKPRQDLWANMKAHPSAFLTTRQAIPRIFPFPLGKTRSEATVRDELWWEDGNAPHVGHFNRPKLPAPPNPDEGVLMKRVQASMVRETQEELWKRRIRDIQILSVIVMVSFMSKKIATIALAVLIYHTVSSEIDGMLSPPADMEHVWKAIDKLTGAAKNEVARKPTLLTGGMSYLYEHDGNRVKKLADVQIEGVTPPVLMTTSNPWFVGLGPD